A genome region from Lactobacillus sp. ESL0791 includes the following:
- a CDS encoding serine hydrolase encodes MRKFVRRTMAKHHVRGSVVVVKDGVPQQISYGYAWYNKRLHNGNHKVIYPTGSLQKVVTAAMLMQIMNEKKGTKKEFNQYTKISRWYPKLKNAHNISVGNLLTHTSGIKVTNTEINRGYNYSEKGAINWVISNANLAAYDKVNAYHYNNTNYILLAGIIRKLTGKSYNANFKSRIVKKLGLKHTYLYQSIPKAKTDAISYYSNGRNNYHNPSYVTRDFASQIVGAGNMFTTPKEYYKIQVGLTNGKILDQTSFNYLTSLDSKVTNYSGGMRIKKGGKLKLAYGNLHGTHFGMWVQLTSDNQNGIVMFLNQTNNNENSEKAVGYKILKKIKANTFASK; translated from the coding sequence ATGCGCAAGTTTGTTCGCCGCACGATGGCCAAACACCATGTCCGCGGTTCTGTCGTGGTGGTTAAAGACGGCGTCCCGCAACAGATCAGTTACGGCTATGCCTGGTATAACAAACGACTTCATAATGGAAATCATAAAGTGATTTATCCGACGGGTTCCCTGCAGAAAGTGGTTACCGCCGCAATGCTCATGCAAATAATGAACGAAAAAAAGGGTACGAAAAAAGAATTTAACCAATACACGAAAATTTCCCGCTGGTACCCCAAATTAAAAAATGCTCATAATATTTCTGTTGGCAATCTGCTGACACACACTTCCGGCATTAAGGTTACCAATACGGAGATCAACCGCGGCTATAATTATTCGGAAAAAGGCGCGATCAACTGGGTAATTAGCAATGCAAACTTGGCTGCCTATGACAAAGTAAATGCGTATCATTACAACAACACAAATTATATTTTACTGGCGGGAATTATCCGCAAGCTGACCGGCAAATCGTATAATGCTAATTTTAAGAGCAGAATTGTTAAAAAGCTGGGTTTAAAGCATACATACCTTTATCAGAGTATTCCTAAAGCCAAAACGGATGCGATTTCGTATTATTCCAATGGTCGAAATAATTACCACAATCCCAGCTATGTAACGCGGGACTTTGCATCCCAGATAGTCGGTGCGGGCAACATGTTTACGACACCCAAGGAATATTACAAAATTCAGGTGGGCTTGACTAACGGCAAAATTTTAGATCAAACGAGTTTTAACTATTTAACTAGCTTGGACAGTAAGGTTACCAATTATTCCGGCGGGATGCGCATTAAAAAGGGCGGTAAGCTCAAACTTGCTTACGGCAATCTGCACGGCACGCATTTTGGCATGTGGGTGCAGTTAACAAGTGATAACCAAAACGGAATTGTGATGTTTTTGAACCAGACCAATAATAATGAAAATAGTGAAAAGGCGGTTGGTTATAAAATCTTGAAAAAGATCAAGGCCAATACTTTTGCCTCGAAGTAA
- a CDS encoding SLAP domain-containing protein produces the protein MYHNKYRKILVAAIAVSSVLGNLALANGETGARTVSAKTTLKVPALSKKAKIRKKAKIYNKKGHRVGKKFLKKGKKLTVYGIKKIHGKKYYSIGHGRYILASSITILPPKEKPATTDPVPEPSTSIVNNSSSEDKVTDSNTTDTTNTTPQSTTNMGEKNPATGTTTVSDIPAMSNTATVPDNSSKPEGTTVKDFSISEFRQEFLKALNEERAKQNLKPVTEDTHYDDVVENRSALLPSNFSHTDASGNFILQDYFDKAGLTYTHIAECIANYPWGWYTNHDTKQLQRIPNGGTSADVADNTIYEYIYNDAASDWGHRKILLDPSDKTIGVGAATTADGRVYSAVGVTY, from the coding sequence ATGTATCATAACAAATATCGTAAAATTTTAGTTGCAGCAATTGCTGTCAGCAGTGTTTTAGGCAATCTGGCTTTAGCTAACGGTGAAACAGGGGCGCGGACCGTTTCTGCAAAGACAACACTAAAGGTACCAGCTTTATCAAAGAAAGCAAAAATTCGCAAAAAGGCCAAGATTTACAATAAAAAAGGCCACAGAGTAGGCAAAAAATTCCTGAAAAAAGGTAAAAAGCTCACCGTTTATGGCATTAAAAAGATTCACGGCAAAAAGTATTATTCAATTGGTCATGGCCGGTATATTCTTGCAAGCAGTATTACAATTTTACCGCCAAAAGAAAAACCTGCTACCACTGATCCTGTACCTGAACCTAGTACGTCAATCGTAAATAATTCTAGTTCTGAAGATAAAGTTACTGATTCCAACACAACTGATACCACGAATACGACGCCGCAGTCGACTACTAATATGGGTGAAAAAAATCCGGCAACTGGTACAACGACTGTATCAGACATACCAGCTATGTCAAACACAGCAACTGTGCCTGATAATTCAAGTAAGCCTGAAGGAACGACAGTCAAGGATTTTTCAATCAGTGAATTTAGACAAGAGTTTTTAAAAGCGCTCAATGAGGAGCGGGCTAAGCAGAATCTGAAGCCGGTAACAGAAGACACTCATTATGATGATGTCGTTGAAAATCGTTCTGCTCTGTTGCCAAGCAATTTTTCTCATACAGATGCTAGTGGTAATTTTATTTTACAAGATTACTTTGACAAAGCCGGGCTCACTTATACCCATATTGCCGAATGTATTGCAAATTATCCGTGGGGTTGGTACACGAATCACGATACCAAGCAATTGCAGCGAATACCAAATGGCGGGACTTCTGCCGATGTTGCCGATAACACAATTTACGAATATATTTATAATGATGCCGCTTCTGACTGGGGCCACCGGAAGATCCTGCTTGACCCAAGTGACAAAACAATCGGTGTTGGTGCAGCAACTACTGCCGATGGTCGTGTTTATTCAGCAGTGGGCGTAACATATTAG
- a CDS encoding zinc-ribbon domain-containing protein, whose product MEPSGHTIVEVKTNQLNKQWEIRKCPNCGVMMETSINFCTKCGRSAKSSDNFNVLSQ is encoded by the coding sequence ATTGAGCCTAGCGGCCATACAATAGTTGAGGTTAAAACCAACCAGTTAAATAAACAGTGGGAAATAAGAAAGTGTCCAAATTGTGGTGTCATGATGGAAACGAGCATTAATTTTTGTACTAAGTGTGGTAGATCTGCAAAAAGTAGTGATAACTTTAACGTTTTATCTCAATAG
- a CDS encoding L,D-transpeptidase: MDRKLGNLFLTLISSMLLVNGGMAVSGSNVQAIQESITMRKPISYIKSSEIKPYPKKISVKKDRIVVSLKEQRAYLMRGKKLRYEFYVSTGTKSKNRQTPKGHYRINSYRAPWFYSYQEREGARYAVGFLDGGLYLFHENPRNINHRTIKSVAKKLGRKPSSHGCVHLSTRDAKWFYYHAPTGLRVIVK, translated from the coding sequence ATGGATAGAAAATTGGGAAATTTATTTTTAACTTTAATTTCGTCAATGCTTTTGGTTAATGGCGGCATGGCTGTCAGTGGAAGTAATGTGCAGGCGATACAAGAGTCTATCACGATGCGCAAACCAATCAGTTACATCAAGTCTTCAGAAATAAAGCCTTATCCTAAGAAGATAAGCGTAAAAAAAGACCGGATCGTCGTGTCATTGAAAGAGCAGCGCGCCTACTTGATGCGCGGCAAGAAACTGCGCTATGAATTTTACGTTTCCACCGGAACCAAAAGTAAAAATCGCCAAACTCCTAAGGGGCATTACCGGATCAACAGCTACCGTGCGCCTTGGTTTTACTCTTATCAGGAACGGGAAGGCGCACGGTATGCCGTGGGCTTTCTTGATGGAGGCTTGTATCTATTTCACGAAAATCCGCGCAATATTAACCACCGGACAATTAAGTCGGTGGCGAAAAAATTGGGCAGAAAGCCAAGCTCACATGGCTGCGTTCATTTGAGTACGCGGGATGCCAAGTGGTTTTACTACCACGCACCGACTGGGTTAAGGGTGATTGTGAAATAG
- a CDS encoding D-alanyl-D-alanine carboxypeptidase family protein: MKKSVIFLCKKIGYCNLLGLLSLIILVPIFASKVSADSFQNPNQNLIDSVMTSSPKKAKKQKIKKKKTVYSHSSPSSLGSYRNYIHKKRPKLRAKAYIALDRKSGNVLTQKNSHHRYLVASTGKLMTIYLARRKLANHPKAWKKKLKYSSSLVRMARNPSLDGFHARRGHKYTLRTIMKSAIIDSDNNSAIRLGQWVGGSNKHFISMMNKQARLWHLKARFTSASGLENDDLARYGFWVKGGYYSGNLLSAKDLAVIAYHLVNDYPSIMKYFKTKVAYASGQRLVNQNRILPGQKYYIRSLQPDGLKTGYTPRSGLCFVGTCNKKRGLITVVINDPNEFSDTDKLMKYTYKHMHKIKKSKKKVQKQTNSVNNNPSATATDDQNANTSDSDKNN; encoded by the coding sequence ATGAAAAAAAGTGTTATTTTTTTATGCAAAAAAATAGGGTACTGTAATTTATTAGGATTGCTGAGTTTAATAATTTTAGTTCCTATTTTTGCATCAAAAGTATCTGCCGACAGCTTTCAGAATCCGAATCAGAATCTCATTGATTCGGTTATGACAAGTAGTCCGAAAAAAGCGAAGAAGCAAAAGATAAAAAAGAAGAAGACGGTGTATAGTCATTCTTCTCCAAGCAGTTTGGGCAGTTATCGTAATTACATTCATAAAAAAAGGCCCAAATTACGAGCTAAAGCGTATATTGCACTTGACCGAAAATCTGGCAATGTGCTGACGCAGAAAAATTCGCACCACAGATATTTAGTCGCTTCAACAGGAAAATTGATGACGATTTATTTGGCTCGGCGCAAGCTGGCTAATCATCCCAAGGCCTGGAAGAAAAAATTAAAATATAGTTCCTCTTTAGTACGGATGGCGCGAAATCCGTCTTTAGATGGCTTTCATGCTCGGCGCGGTCACAAGTATACGCTGCGAACAATTATGAAATCCGCGATCATTGATTCGGACAATAATTCTGCTATTCGTTTAGGTCAGTGGGTCGGCGGTTCCAATAAACATTTTATTTCCATGATGAATAAGCAAGCGCGGTTGTGGCATTTGAAAGCGCGCTTCACTTCCGCTTCTGGATTAGAAAATGACGATTTGGCTCGTTATGGCTTCTGGGTTAAAGGCGGTTACTATTCCGGCAACCTTTTGTCGGCCAAGGATTTGGCTGTGATTGCTTATCATTTGGTTAATGATTATCCGAGCATCATGAAATATTTTAAAACGAAAGTTGCATATGCAAGTGGTCAAAGGCTGGTTAACCAAAACCGGATTTTGCCAGGGCAAAAATATTACATTAGATCGCTGCAGCCTGACGGCTTGAAAACAGGCTATACACCGCGTTCGGGACTTTGCTTTGTTGGCACCTGCAATAAGAAACGCGGCTTGATTACGGTTGTGATCAATGATCCAAATGAATTTTCTGATACGGATAAATTGATGAAGTACACATATAAACACATGCATAAGATAAAAAAGTCAAAAAAGAAAGTTCAAAAACAGACAAATTCGGTAAATAATAACCCAAGTGCGACAGCAACTGATGACCAGAATGCGAATACTTCTGATTCAGATAAGAATAATTAG
- a CDS encoding C40 family peptidase, which translates to MKSKFKHGIICALIFSAATIALATTSKADELPPDNSTPDTNTVVNNKQNQDTDTNKQEPAHKKKTIYYKGKGTGVIYQTHYGFGKKPGKKNHSAKVWANKPIAFSKIAKNKHGIFVKTQNGWLNKKAFNQFLLTKSKMNYKMKIVHSDSLYSKPAATNGAKKIATVGKLNLLNHWVHVNAAANTNLHQVYYRFNVNNSNYWILAKNLKFNLKALKGNNKNLEHIITTGEKMIGHSTYNEYTRHFDCSSFMNYLFTKSGHCLGSTTFSQCYNGRGVSYRHKKRGDLIFFDDRSGGHLAHVGMYLGKGLFLHDSPYTATGGVCVSSLQDAFWNSSSKKYGSVHHPDGIIRRIL; encoded by the coding sequence ATGAAATCTAAATTCAAGCATGGCATAATTTGTGCATTAATTTTTTCTGCTGCCACCATTGCCTTAGCAACTACAAGTAAAGCCGATGAACTGCCACCTGACAACAGCACTCCTGATACAAACACAGTTGTGAACAACAAGCAAAACCAAGACACAGATACGAATAAGCAAGAGCCAGCTCATAAAAAGAAAACAATCTATTATAAAGGTAAAGGAACAGGGGTTATCTACCAAACACATTACGGCTTTGGCAAAAAACCGGGCAAAAAAAATCATTCGGCCAAAGTGTGGGCCAACAAGCCGATTGCTTTTTCCAAAATTGCTAAAAACAAACACGGCATTTTTGTTAAAACCCAAAATGGTTGGCTCAATAAAAAAGCCTTCAATCAATTTTTGCTGACTAAGAGCAAAATGAACTATAAGATGAAGATCGTTCACAGCGACAGTCTTTACAGCAAGCCAGCGGCAACTAACGGCGCTAAAAAAATTGCAACTGTTGGCAAACTAAATTTGCTCAATCACTGGGTTCACGTCAACGCCGCAGCCAACACTAACCTGCACCAGGTTTATTACCGCTTTAATGTTAACAACAGCAACTATTGGATTTTGGCTAAAAATCTAAAATTTAATCTCAAGGCCTTGAAGGGTAATAATAAAAATCTGGAACACATCATTACTACTGGTGAAAAAATGATTGGTCATTCAACCTACAACGAATATACCCGCCACTTTGATTGCTCAAGTTTTATGAATTACCTCTTTACCAAATCCGGGCATTGTCTTGGTTCAACCACTTTCAGCCAGTGCTACAACGGGCGCGGCGTTAGTTATCGTCATAAAAAACGCGGCGATCTGATTTTCTTTGATGATCGAAGCGGTGGTCACCTGGCTCACGTTGGCATGTATCTAGGCAAGGGCTTATTTTTACATGATTCGCCATACACGGCGACCGGCGGCGTGTGCGTTTCCAGCCTGCAGGATGCATTCTGGAACTCATCTAGCAAAAAATATGGTTCGGTCCATCATCCAGACGGGATTATCAGAAGAATACTGTAA
- a CDS encoding C40 family peptidase, translating to MKNKKHIFTSLAALMLVASLASETVAQAVATDAGVDQTDQTTTDPSQTNDTTTPNTDNTNQPTTNVPSDNNTETSEPSKPNKPSKPSKIKTNFKGLSTKYKWTAGDKISDEVSLNSKEIRKVYLQRWNGKKYVNQKTYHTSAAGTFKVTYPATWYHHLHTTWRLFAPATDSATPAKSAKIGISTVRRYKIPKGYRQLHMKSLYLKGYYTSPLDKSLNYASSRDDYVKAFIKRGYQYKNAGTAWIDFTSKKPGTSVDCSGLVMQCMYATGIDPSPANPRWHATHEWGCRSFVQSNTLQTVSLNHLKPGDLIFYGQPQPVCYHVGIYLGNNKVLHSWPNWGVTVSNANFRTYYYAKRVFPVVKTQTVHSRN from the coding sequence ATGAAAAATAAAAAGCATATTTTTACAAGCTTAGCTGCTCTTATGTTGGTTGCCAGTTTAGCTTCAGAAACGGTTGCTCAAGCTGTTGCAACTGATGCTGGTGTGGATCAGACTGATCAGACTACTACGGATCCTAGCCAGACTAATGACACAACTACGCCTAATACTGATAATACTAATCAGCCCACAACTAATGTTCCAAGTGACAACAATACAGAAACAAGTGAGCCAAGTAAACCCAATAAGCCAAGTAAACCAAGTAAAATCAAAACTAACTTTAAAGGCTTAAGTACGAAATACAAGTGGACGGCTGGTGATAAAATTTCAGATGAAGTTTCATTAAATAGCAAGGAAATCCGCAAAGTTTATCTGCAACGCTGGAATGGGAAAAAATATGTTAACCAAAAGACCTACCATACGAGTGCTGCAGGAACTTTTAAAGTAACTTATCCTGCAACTTGGTATCATCATTTGCATACTACCTGGCGCCTGTTTGCACCAGCAACTGATTCTGCAACTCCCGCTAAAAGTGCAAAAATCGGCATTTCGACCGTTAGACGCTACAAAATTCCTAAGGGTTACCGGCAATTGCATATGAAGAGTCTGTATTTGAAGGGTTATTATACAAGTCCATTGGACAAGAGTTTAAACTATGCTTCAAGCAGAGATGATTATGTCAAAGCCTTTATCAAACGTGGTTACCAATACAAGAATGCAGGGACAGCCTGGATTGACTTTACATCTAAGAAGCCAGGTACGTCTGTCGACTGTTCTGGACTAGTTATGCAATGTATGTATGCAACGGGAATTGATCCGTCGCCGGCTAATCCTCGTTGGCACGCAACACATGAATGGGGTTGCCGTTCGTTTGTTCAAAGTAATACTCTGCAAACTGTTAGTTTGAACCACTTAAAACCTGGAGATTTGATTTTCTATGGTCAGCCACAGCCGGTTTGTTACCACGTCGGGATTTATCTTGGCAATAACAAAGTGCTTCATTCATGGCCTAACTGGGGCGTGACGGTTTCAAACGCTAACTTTAGAACTTATTACTATGCTAAGCGGGTCTTCCCAGTTGTTAAGACCCAGACTGTTCACAGCAGAAATTAA
- a CDS encoding C39 family peptidase, producing MNKKVIGILAVIFTAGSFGLAQTVKADTAASSADSAATQKQDQSNESNVSQDQSDTSNQDQTSTGESSDTSADSNAADSNTAPTNDSNNPTKDNKKKPTPAKPVKKPPLKEGWVKHKQKTYYYKANKKVKGLMKIGEHHYLFNKAGVMLKGLRKTPHKSTYSYYRNNGQRSEKSIGTKKAFYWIKKGKITGIKNKAKVICQRPELPTGCEMTAVTMMLNFAGKKVSKFTVAQKTPRNSNPDKGFIGSPYQKYPGGYWVTPNGIKGVVKHYLGKAKVLTGSGLMAVEKKLLHSHLVVAWVSGVDGFSNHALALTGYHNGWIYYNDPWTGKKASMSQASFINHWSGDAYRALSY from the coding sequence ATGAATAAAAAGGTTATCGGAATATTAGCTGTTATTTTTACGGCTGGCAGTTTCGGCCTTGCACAAACCGTTAAAGCTGACACGGCTGCAAGTTCTGCTGATTCCGCAGCAACTCAAAAACAAGATCAGTCGAATGAATCGAATGTATCGCAAGACCAGTCAGATACATCTAATCAAGATCAGACTTCAACTGGTGAGTCATCTGATACGTCTGCCGATTCGAATGCCGCAGATAGCAACACAGCTCCAACTAATGATTCAAATAATCCGACTAAAGACAATAAGAAGAAACCAACACCAGCAAAACCGGTTAAAAAGCCGCCGCTGAAGGAAGGCTGGGTCAAACATAAACAGAAAACATATTATTATAAGGCAAATAAAAAAGTTAAAGGTTTGATGAAAATCGGCGAGCACCATTATTTGTTTAACAAGGCGGGTGTCATGCTCAAAGGCTTGCGAAAAACACCGCATAAATCAACTTATAGTTATTATCGGAATAACGGTCAGCGCAGCGAAAAAAGCATAGGCACTAAAAAAGCTTTTTATTGGATTAAAAAGGGAAAAATAACCGGAATCAAAAACAAGGCCAAGGTTATTTGTCAACGGCCAGAATTACCCACTGGTTGTGAAATGACGGCAGTTACGATGATGCTTAATTTTGCTGGTAAAAAGGTTTCTAAGTTTACGGTTGCTCAAAAGACGCCGCGCAACAGTAATCCTGACAAAGGTTTTATCGGTTCACCTTATCAAAAATATCCCGGCGGTTATTGGGTAACTCCTAATGGTATCAAGGGGGTCGTTAAGCATTATTTAGGCAAGGCCAAGGTGCTGACAGGCAGCGGTCTGATGGCAGTTGAGAAAAAGCTGCTGCATTCGCACTTAGTGGTTGCCTGGGTTAGCGGTGTAGATGGCTTTTCTAATCATGCACTGGCATTAACGGGATATCATAATGGTTGGATTTACTATAATGACCCGTGGACCGGGAAAAAAGCATCAATGAGCCAAGCAAGTTTTATAAATCATTGGAGCGGCGATGCTTACCGTGCTTTGAGTTACTAA
- a CDS encoding C39 family peptidase, translating into MKIKKVRKYSLLFVIGMVFLLVGVTSKAHAAEDEIPVIYSARTYNSRVVKNSNYQLWSKPPFQEGAKAVGKPVKLRNKLVQMDQVVVTKTGRYFKISRKSHVYGWLNSKALIKPKKYILPYTYTSQLYPLYAPNACEAASLKMALSVKGIACHTKLKTIIARMPRNANPNKGFDGNPYKESPNNVIWTIYPKPLTAYAKKYDKNAANITGASKAKLITEIKHGNAVVTAGSWHYQNGRPYHVLALVGYKRGKFLVADPYMKKSWSGKTFWVSTAQFMHVFSDKMRRRRAVVIR; encoded by the coding sequence TTGAAGATTAAAAAAGTTAGGAAGTACAGTTTATTATTTGTAATAGGCATGGTGTTTTTGCTTGTCGGCGTGACGAGCAAGGCCCATGCTGCTGAAGATGAAATACCGGTTATCTATTCAGCTCGTACGTATAATTCACGTGTTGTTAAGAACAGTAATTATCAATTGTGGTCAAAACCTCCTTTTCAAGAAGGAGCAAAGGCAGTAGGCAAGCCGGTAAAGCTTCGTAATAAATTAGTGCAAATGGATCAAGTTGTGGTAACTAAAACAGGTAGATATTTTAAAATCAGTCGGAAGAGTCATGTATACGGATGGCTAAATAGTAAAGCATTGATTAAGCCTAAAAAGTATATTTTGCCTTATACGTATACTAGCCAACTTTATCCATTATATGCACCAAATGCCTGTGAAGCGGCTAGTCTTAAAATGGCATTATCTGTCAAAGGCATTGCTTGTCATACTAAGCTGAAAACCATTATTGCGCGCATGCCGCGGAACGCTAATCCTAATAAAGGCTTTGACGGCAACCCGTATAAAGAGAGTCCCAATAATGTTATTTGGACTATTTATCCTAAACCGCTAACGGCTTATGCAAAAAAATATGATAAAAATGCTGCAAATATTACAGGCGCATCGAAAGCTAAGCTGATTACCGAGATTAAGCATGGAAATGCGGTCGTTACAGCGGGCTCATGGCACTATCAAAATGGGCGTCCCTATCATGTGTTGGCATTGGTTGGTTATAAACGTGGAAAGTTTCTTGTTGCGGATCCATATATGAAAAAATCATGGTCAGGTAAAACATTTTGGGTTTCAACTGCACAGTTCATGCATGTATTCAGCGACAAAATGCGTCGGCGTCGTGCTGTTGTAATTCGTTAA
- a CDS encoding CAP domain-containing protein, which yields MKENKYRRLNRVLVSVFLCSGLLVTTVMPNSIMQVSAKSKTTQLSYQQEFKKMGKENKRAKKAIKNASLAQYRATFLKELNKERAKRNIKPLKEKANYDAATQARSAELKDNYSHTDKAGQTIYLKYFKNAGINPTASGECLSEEGHGDFQYYRYPKKGIKNKAAVSTAGITKVSSKLLFHPYNSYRTWKKISTADIAKLDLYKYIYDDAASNWGHRDNLLNKNYTKIGIGLVTVAKEGLVRTAIDLSN from the coding sequence ATGAAAGAGAATAAATACCGCAGGCTAAATAGAGTGTTAGTGAGTGTTTTCCTGTGTAGTGGGCTACTAGTGACCACTGTTATGCCGAATTCAATTATGCAGGTGTCTGCTAAGAGTAAAACAACGCAGCTTTCGTATCAGCAAGAATTCAAAAAAATGGGTAAGGAAAATAAACGCGCCAAAAAGGCAATCAAAAATGCATCTTTGGCGCAATATCGTGCTACTTTTTTAAAGGAGCTTAATAAAGAACGAGCTAAACGCAACATCAAACCGTTAAAAGAAAAAGCAAATTATGATGCGGCAACCCAGGCGCGCTCTGCTGAATTAAAAGATAACTACAGTCACACTGATAAGGCAGGGCAGACAATCTATCTTAAATACTTCAAAAACGCTGGTATTAATCCGACAGCTTCTGGGGAATGTCTTAGTGAAGAAGGGCATGGCGATTTTCAGTATTATCGTTATCCTAAGAAAGGGATCAAGAATAAAGCAGCGGTTTCAACGGCGGGGATTACCAAGGTAAGTTCAAAATTACTTTTTCATCCTTATAACAGTTATCGGACATGGAAGAAGATTTCGACGGCCGATATTGCTAAGTTAGATCTTTACAAATATATTTATGACGATGCAGCTTCAAATTGGGGTCACCGTGATAATTTGCTTAATAAGAATTACACTAAAATTGGTATTGGCTTAGTGACGGTGGCAAAGGAAGGTCTGGTTAGGACGGCAATAGATCTGTCCAATTAA
- a CDS encoding nitroreductase family protein, protein MKNNDFTDVVQNRHSVRTFDPDVKISHEEFKQMFAETITAPSACDLQAWHFEVADTPETKAKVRKYMMKFNYPQVDTSSAIVQVFGYVDAYKSYKAMWTKTYEEGNITKEKLNEILGTFLPLYENGDYQLRATDAIVDSALASMQFMLVARNHGYDTNPIAGYDTTKVAETFGLDAKLYVPVMAIAIGKSKETPETHTKTVRYPVEQIYHFAE, encoded by the coding sequence ATGAAAAATAATGATTTTACTGATGTAGTTCAAAACCGTCATTCCGTCAGAACTTTTGACCCAGATGTTAAAATTTCCCACGAAGAGTTTAAGCAGATGTTTGCAGAAACTATCACGGCACCTTCTGCTTGTGATCTGCAGGCATGGCATTTTGAAGTGGCCGACACGCCTGAGACTAAAGCCAAAGTCAGAAAATACATGATGAAGTTTAACTACCCTCAAGTGGATACGTCTTCAGCAATCGTGCAAGTCTTCGGCTATGTTGACGCCTATAAATCATATAAGGCAATGTGGACCAAGACTTACGAGGAAGGTAACATTACCAAAGAAAAGTTGAACGAAATTTTAGGTACATTCCTACCTCTTTATGAAAACGGCGACTATCAATTACGCGCTACCGACGCAATTGTCGACAGTGCACTTGCTTCCATGCAATTTATGCTGGTTGCCCGCAATCATGGTTATGATACTAACCCAATTGCCGGCTACGACACTACTAAAGTTGCGGAAACCTTCGGTCTTGACGCTAAACTTTATGTTCCGGTAATGGCAATTGCTATCGGCAAGAGTAAGGAAACTCCAGAAACACATACCAAGACTGTACGTTATCCTGTAGAACAAATTTACCATTTTGCAGAATAA
- a CDS encoding FAD:protein FMN transferase has translation MIKDLALKQAVGYHRALGTSITLQIFGTTDDFLINESKDLIDHYEDLLTVNREHSEVMDVNDAAGDHAVQVSSGTYDLIKLAVKESRENFGFNALIGPVVKLWQIGFKGAHVPGDDQIKEKMKLIDPYNVELNDHNQSVFLTKKGMELDLGGIAKGWIADRIRDLWRAYGVTSGIINLGGNVLLVGNSAKRENGKWSIGVQDPKEPRGENIATVMVSACSAVTSGTYERYLIVDGHKYHHLIDPRTGYPVKTELAGVTTFTKDSVEAEIECKRLFFAGKPIANWHDDPDRVGAVFVYDNGRVVYDNFAK, from the coding sequence ATGATTAAAGATTTAGCGCTTAAACAGGCAGTTGGCTACCACCGTGCTCTTGGGACTTCGATTACCCTGCAAATTTTTGGGACAACCGATGATTTTTTGATTAATGAGTCCAAAGATTTAATTGATCACTATGAAGACCTGCTAACTGTCAACCGTGAGCACTCAGAGGTCATGGACGTTAACGATGCGGCTGGTGACCACGCGGTTCAGGTTTCCAGCGGCACCTATGATTTGATTAAACTGGCTGTGAAGGAAAGCCGTGAAAATTTTGGCTTCAATGCCTTGATTGGCCCGGTTGTCAAGCTCTGGCAGATTGGATTTAAAGGAGCACATGTACCTGGCGATGACCAGATCAAAGAAAAAATGAAGCTGATTGATCCCTATAATGTGGAATTAAATGACCACAATCAATCGGTCTTTTTAACTAAAAAAGGGATGGAATTAGATCTCGGCGGGATTGCCAAAGGATGGATTGCCGATCGCATCCGTGATTTGTGGCGGGCTTATGGTGTTACCTCCGGAATTATCAATCTTGGCGGCAATGTTTTGCTTGTTGGTAATTCGGCTAAACGCGAAAATGGTAAGTGGTCGATTGGCGTGCAGGATCCTAAGGAACCGCGCGGCGAGAATATTGCTACTGTTATGGTTTCGGCCTGCTCTGCCGTCACTAGCGGGACATATGAACGTTACTTAATTGTTGATGGGCACAAATATCACCATTTGATTGATCCGCGCACTGGCTATCCAGTAAAGACTGAACTTGCTGGTGTAACGACCTTCACGAAAGATTCGGTGGAAGCGGAGATTGAATGTAAACGACTATTTTTCGCGGGCAAGCCGATTGCCAATTGGCATGATGATCCTGACCGAGTCGGGGCCGTGTTTGTCTACGATAATGGTCGGGTTGTTTATGACAACTTTGCAAAATAG